The Sandaracinus amylolyticus genomic interval CCGCGACGTGGATGCGCCGGTGGATCCACTCGTAGATCAGCCAGCCCACCACGATGCCGACCGGGATGCTCGAGCCGAGCTGCCACCCGAGCGCGAGCGCGCAGACGATCACGATCGGCGTGAGCACGATCGCGGCCATCACGAGCTTGCCGCCGACCGGATAGAAGAAGTCGACCTTCGCGTGGTGCTCGAGGTGCCCGCGCGCGGCGCGGCGACCGAGCACGCGACGGTGGAACACCCATCGATGCAGCACGTACTCGAGCAGCGTCCACGCCACAACGCCCACCGCGAGCCCGATCCCCCACGTCGCCATGTCGTCCTCCCCGAATCGTTGGAGCTCAAACGATCTCCGCCGCGCGCCCGAGCGCCTCGCGCGCCCGCGCCGGCTCGGCGCCCCATCCCACCAGCAGCGTCACGACGAGCCGCTCGGTCAGCGCGTCGACGTCGAGCCCCGGCACGCCCCAGCGCTCGAGCTTCTTCGCCTGCGCGAGCCCGGTCAGGCTCGTCCACAGGAGGATCGCGCGCTCGAGATCGTCGCCCGCGCCGAGCGCTGCGGCCTCGCGCGCCGCCGCGAGCTCGCGCACCCCGCGCGTCGCGAGCGTCATCGCGACCTGCGCGTTCGCGTCGCCGAGCCCCTCGGGGAGCACGTTGCGCGGCTCGCCCATCATCCGCGAGAGCAAGCGCGCGTGGGTCGGCCGGCGCTCGGGCAACGTCGCGTAGACGCGCGCGACGACGCACACCCGCGAGAGCGCGCCGACGCGCGACGCGCGCGGATGCACCGCCTCGTACTCGGCGATCGCGCGCTCGAGATCCGCCGCGAGCCCCTCGAACACCCGGCGCTGCAGGGCCGCGACGATGGCGTCCTTCGACGCGAAGTAGCGATACGCCGCGCCGACCGTGAGCTCCAGCTCGGCCGCGAGGCGCTGCATCGTCAGCGCGTCGTGCCCTTCGCGCTCGAGGATCCCCTCGGCCGCATCGAGGATGCGCTCCGACTTCGCCTCGCGCCGACGGACCTTCGCGGGTTCGTGAATCACGTTCACTTTGTGAATGACGTTTACGGAATCGTCAAGCACGCGCCGCTGGTACGCTCCGGCGCGCATGAACGACGTGCTCCCCGCGCGCACGAGCCCGAGCTCGGAGCGCGAGACGCTCGCGGCGCTCGATCTCGGCTCGAACAGCTTCCACCTCGTCATCGCCCGCGTGGACGCGGAGGGCGTGCACGTGCTCGACGAGCGGCGCGAGATGGTGCGCCTCGCGGAAGGCCTCGACGCGCACAACACGCTGCGCAGGCCGGTCGAGCGTCGCGCGCTCGCGTGCCTCGAGCGCTTCGGCGCCTCGCTGCGTCCGCTGCCGCGCGGCGCGGTGCGCGTCGTCGGCACGAACGCGCTGCGCAAGGCGCGCAACGCGCGCGACTTCGTGCGGCGCGCCGAGGCGCTGCTCGGTCATCCGATCGAGATCGTGAGCGGCGCCGAGGAAGCGCGCCTCACGTACCTCGGCGTCGCGTCGGGTGATGCGCCGCGTCCGGGCGAGCGTCGCCTGCTCATCGACATCGGCGGAGGCAGCACCGAGTGCATCCTCGGCGTCGGCACCGAGGTCGCGTCGGCGCACAGCCTCTTCATGGGCTGCGTCAGCTTCACCGAGCGCTACTTCCCGCACGGCCGCATCAAGCGGAAGCACTTCGAGAGCGCGCGGAACGCCGCGCTCGCCGAGCTCGCGACGTTCGCCGAAGGCTGGCAAGGACGCTTCGATCAAGCGTGGGGCAGCTCGGGCACGATGCGCGCGATCGACGCGATCCTCACCACGAACAAGTGGGGTGGCGCGGGCATCACGCCGGAGGGGGTCGCGCTCTTCGCGGACGCGATCCTCGAGCATCGCGACGTGCGCGAGCTGCGCATCGACGGGCTCGCGCCCG includes:
- a CDS encoding sterol desaturase family protein; this translates as MATWGIGLAVGVVAWTLLEYVLHRWVFHRRVLGRRAARGHLEHHAKVDFFYPVGGKLVMAAIVLTPIVIVCALALGWQLGSSIPVGIVVGWLIYEWIHRRIHVAAPIGAYGRWARRHHLHHHFQRADCNHGVSTPLWDVVFGTLAPREQVRVPRAHARKFPWLIEGDEPRIASAWASEYRIV
- a CDS encoding TetR/AcrR family transcriptional regulator — encoded protein: MIHEPAKVRRREAKSERILDAAEGILEREGHDALTMQRLAAELELTVGAAYRYFASKDAIVAALQRRVFEGLAADLERAIAEYEAVHPRASRVGALSRVCVVARVYATLPERRPTHARLLSRMMGEPRNVLPEGLGDANAQVAMTLATRGVRELAAAREAAALGAGDDLERAILLWTSLTGLAQAKKLERWGVPGLDVDALTERLVVTLLVGWGAEPARAREALGRAAEIV
- a CDS encoding Ppx/GppA phosphatase family protein — translated: MNDVLPARTSPSSERETLAALDLGSNSFHLVIARVDAEGVHVLDERREMVRLAEGLDAHNTLRRPVERRALACLERFGASLRPLPRGAVRVVGTNALRKARNARDFVRRAEALLGHPIEIVSGAEEARLTYLGVASGDAPRPGERRLLIDIGGGSTECILGVGTEVASAHSLFMGCVSFTERYFPHGRIKRKHFESARNAALAELATFAEGWQGRFDQAWGSSGTMRAIDAILTTNKWGGAGITPEGVALFADAILEHRDVRELRIDGLAPERAPVIPGGLAIVSAALEALSIPRLRAARSAMREGILYDLIGRHADHDVREASIRSFAERHGVDREHAERVQATALALLRDVSVPWRLDLLDYGAPLRWAATLHEIGQSLTYAGYHKHGAYLVRNATLAGLAREDAIRVSALIGLHRRRPKLEYAAGLERAQQRDLLRVAVLLRLAAALHRSRAAIRPPVRAFASGKQLELRLPRAWAETHPLAMGEVRAEREHLRKMGVKLRVVAR